The following coding sequences lie in one Arachis stenosperma cultivar V10309 chromosome 5, arast.V10309.gnm1.PFL2, whole genome shotgun sequence genomic window:
- the LOC130982576 gene encoding LOW QUALITY PROTEIN: uncharacterized protein LOC130982576 (The sequence of the model RefSeq protein was modified relative to this genomic sequence to represent the inferred CDS: inserted 1 base in 1 codon) — METPSSARRVTRSQTLASSNGNNIPLSRKMEDSEKSMSKSRQRSTQKQQDRSALIDITNDSPIVGLANGGSLETPLGGKQRGSSSRVKKTPGSGEALLRGQVKTLLQKVEEEAVLSKLSLESRPFLQLVTSPMGLLAPTPANTPQIPNLSDSFDTGLVSVTPSPIVQEQLISQVVNHIFEGKNEENSESEKSLITRSLLLDFSEKSEISEECCSELSEVMQGSVDSSCNTQKTISEDDDASVWSIQVNASTRDEEDEEEEVAEEEEEDMXVDELCEGLNKISMNEGSTYAGKHIRFVYNSDDELIKEEEEEGGNSSSSSSSSSPNMMHLKGLPTPKGKHLRFSEEE, encoded by the exons ATGGAGACACCATCATCCGCAAGAAGAGTCACAAGATCACAGACCTTGGCTTCTTCCAACGGCAACAACATTCCTCTTTCAA GAAAAATGGAGGATTCTGAAAAGAGCATGTCAAAATCAAGGCAAAGAAGTACACAAAAGCAGCAAGATCGATCAGCGCTCATCGACATAACAAACGATTCTCCGATCGTGGGGTTGGCGAATGGGGGAAGTCTGGAGACCCCCTTGGGTGGGAAGCAGAGGGGAAGCAGCAGCAGGGTGAAGAAGACGCCGGGTTCCGGCGAGGCGCTGCTAAGGGGTCAGGTGAAGACGCTTTTGCAGaaggttgaagaagaagctgTGCTTTCCAAACTCTCACTTGAAAGCCGTCCTTTTCTTCAACTAGTGACTTCTCCAATGGGTCTTCTTGCTCCAACCCCTGCAAACACCCCACAAATCCCGAATCTTTCGGATTCTTTTGATACTGGTTTGGTTTCTGTCACACCTTCTCCCATTGTCCAAGAGCAGTTGATTTCTCAG GTGGTGAATCATATATTTGAGGGGAAGAATGAAGAGAACTCCGAATctgaaaagagtttgataacaaggtcattgcttcttgatttctctGAAAAATCTGAGATATCCGAAGAATGCTGCTCTGAGCTGAGTGAAGTGATGCAAGGAAGTGTAGATAGTAGCTGTAACACACAGAAGACCATTTCAGAGGACGACGATGCTTCAGTTTGGTCGATACAGGTGAATGCAAGCACCCGTGAtgaagaagatgaggaggaggaagtagcggaagaagaggaggaggata ATGTTGATGAACTGTGTGAAGGCTTGAACAAGATAAGCATGAATGAAGGTAGCACATATGCAGGGAAGCACATAAGATTTGTATACAACAGTGATGACGAGCtcatcaaagaagaagaagaggaaggagGAAacagttcttcttcttcttcgtcgtCTTCGCCAAACATGATGCATTTGAAAGGATTGCCAACCCCAAAAGGAAAGCATCTACGCTTTTCGGAGGAAGAATAG
- the LOC130981793 gene encoding E3 ubiquitin-protein ligase At1g12760-like, with translation MSNTRSPTRSSEDIVDSTPFLGNTGTGAATDEFNSGRRFVRRQSLRQAARFLRQASGRRMMREPSMVVRETAAEQLEERQSDWAYSKPVVILDMVWNFAFVVVAATVLFLSRKESPEMPLRLWIIGYAMQCVLHMVCVCVEYRRRRRIQRSQSLNGGGEERVGSSGNLSSPSREGSSHYVTLGQLDEDSTSVAKHLESANTMFSFIWWIIGFYWVSAGSQSLVEESPLLYWLCIIFLGFDVFFVVFCVALACIIGIAVCCCLPCIIALLYAVADQEGASKEDIEQLSKYKFRKVENNEKLAGNTQGPVGGVMTECRSDSPSEHVLAEEDAECCICLSSYDDGVELRQLPCGHHFHCSCVDKWLYINATCPLCKYNILKSSNLGQEEV, from the exons atgtccaACACACGCTCCCCGACGCGTTCCTCCGAGGACATCGTCGATTCCACGCCGTTTCTCGGCAATACCGGGACCGGCGCTGCCACCGACGAATTCAATTCAGGCCGCCGATTCGTACGGCGGCAGAGCCTCCGACAGGCGGCGAGGTTCCTCCGGCAGGCGAGCGGGAGGAGGATGATGAGAGAGCCGTCGATGGTGGTGCGGGAGACGGCGGCGGAGCAATTGGAGGAGAGGCAGAGCGATTGGGCGTATTCAAAGCCGGTGGTGATCCTCGACATGGTTTGGAACTTCGCGTTCGTCGTGGTGGCGGCGACGGTGTTGTTTCTGAGCAGGAAAGAATCTCCGGAAATGCCTCTGAGGCTGTGGATTATAGGTTACGCTATGCAGTGCGTCCTTCACATGGTTTGCGTTTGCGTTGAGTACAGGAGAAGGAGGAGGATCCAGCGGTCGCAGTCTCTGAACGGTGGTGGAGAAGAAAGGGTTGGAAGCAGTGGGAATTTGAGTTCACCTTCGAGGGAGGGTTCTTCGCACTATGTCACATTGGGCCAGTTGGATGAAGACAGCACTAG tgTTGCAAAGCATTTGGAATCAGCAAATACgatgttttcttttatttggtgGATTATTGGGTTCTACTGGGTATCAGCTGGTAGTCAATCTTTAGTCGAAGAATCTCCTCTTCTTTACTG GCTATGTATAATCTTCCTTGGTTTTGATGTCTTCTTTGTTGTATTCTGTGTTGCACTGGCATGTATTATTGGTATCGCTGTTTGCTGTTGTCTTCCATGCATCATTGCCCTTCTTTATGCAGTTGCAGACCAG GAAGGAGCATCAAAAGAGGATATTGAGCAGCTATCAAAGTATAAATTTCGGAAAGTTGAAAACAATGAGAAACTTGCTGGAAATACACAAGGACCTGTTGGAGGAGTAATGACCGAATGCCGATCTGACTCACCTAGTGAACATGTTCTTGCTGAGGAGGACGCG GAATGTTGCATCTGCCTTTCTTCCTATGACGATGGAGTTGAACTAAGACAACTTCCTTGTGGTCACCATTTTCACTGCTCCTGCGTTGATAAATGGCTGTATATCAATGCTACTTGCCCACTCTGCAAGTATAACATCTTGAAAAGTAGCAACCTCGGTCAAGAGGAAGTGTAG